GAAGCAGCCTCCAAATATATCAAGAATACTTGCTGATTTCCTTGAATCTACATCATATTCATCTGCAATATTTTTAGCTAAAGGACCTGACATAATAATAGAGATGGTGTTGTTTGCCGTGGCAATATCTGCGACACTTACCAAACTAGCAATTCCTAATTCTGCGCCACGCTTTGATTTCACTTTAGAGCGAACAAATTGCAACAACCATTCAATACCACCATTGTGTTGAATAATACCGACTAAACCACCAATTAGCAACGCAATCATAGCAATATCTTCCATGCTTATAATACCTTTGGACACTGCATCTAGTAGCCCCATCCAACCGAATGAACCATCTATGAGACCAATGATTCCGGCTAATAATGTTCCGCCAATCAATACGATAATGACATTTACACCTAATAATGCTAATACCAATACTAAGATATACGGTACAACTTTAATTAGATTATAATCATAGTTTTTAGCATGATTTAAAGAAATGCCATTCGTTAAGAAATACAGAATAATAATCGTTAAAATAGCACCTGGCAATACAATTTTAAAGTTTACTCTGAATTTATCTTTCATTTTCGTATGTTGTGTTCTAACCGCAGCAATTGTTGTATCTGAAATCATTGATAGATTATCGCCGAACATTGCACCTCCAACAACTGTAGCCATTGCTAGCGCAGTTGGTACATCTGTCGCTTGTGCAAATCCGTAACCAACAGGTGCTATTGCAGCAACAGTTCCTACAGACGTCCCCATAGATATAGAAACAAACATACAAATCACAAACAATCCTACAATAATTAAATTTTCTGGGATTAATGATAGTCCTAAATTAACTGTCGACTTTACGCCACCCATTTTTTCAGCTGTATTTGAAAATGCACCTGCTAAAATAAAAATCAACATCATTAAAACAATGTTTGAATGGCCTGCACCTTTCGTGAAGACCTCAACTTTTTTAGCAAATGATTCTTTTCGATTCATTAATAACGCCACAATTACCGTTATCGTAATTGCAACATTTAATGGCATTGAAGTAAAATCACCTGTGATAATACCTACGCCTAAAAACAACGCCACAAATAATAACAAGGGGAATAATGCCCAAGCATTGCTCTTTTTATGTACTTCCATCCTTTTTACCTGCTTTCCAATTAAAAATACCTCTTTCTCACAAACGATGAAGAAAGAGGTTTTCAAGTGCTTTACCTGCTTATCTTCAAACCATTACGGTTACTGGAATTGGCACATTCGAGATGTTGCCGAGGCTTCATAGGGCCAGTCCCTCCACCTCTCTAGATAAGTGATGCTTATTTACGTTTACGTTACAAGATAATCCTTAGTACGTCAATCATAAATTAATCAGGAGTCGTATAATATTTTTCATAAACAATCATTGCTACTGTAATAATAATCAAAACAATAATGCTAATAACAAGTAAAAGCCACCATTTAAGCATTAATGCAATAAAAATGAACACGATAGACACACTTACTAATATTAATGATATGACTTTAAATTGCTGAACACGTTGCTTGGAGATGACTTTCAACTGTTTGTTTGATAGACGCGTATTTTTTATACTGATTCCCAGTATATTTTCTAATATTTGAACCAATACGATACTTATTGCAAATATAATAATTGGTAAAACATCATAGCTCCCTATAGTTAATGTATAAATTACAAATCCAATGTAAAGTAACCCTGAGACAAAGGATAAAAAGTATGCGACGTATTTGTTAAACTTAATGATATGCTTTTTAACGTTTTGATGTGTAAACCATACATTCGAAACGATCGCAACTGCTACAAATAATGTGAATACTATATATAATGGTAATTTTTGTTCAGGAAAAACAGTCGCTATTCCAAAAGCTAATGCTAAAATCAAAAATAATATAGCTCTAGATACTATTAATGCCATAATAACAACCCCTTTGTTTAATATCGAGTTTGCAAATTTACGTTTATCAGCGTTTCTATGATCAGTACTTCTACGGGTAGCGTTTCTATGTAATTTACATCATCTTAACATATAAATACTTCGCTATTTAATTGAAAACATATCCTATTATTCTTTGTCCGTTCTGACGTTTAATATCTAGCCTTAGGCATTTCACTTGTTAATGAATTTAACTTTCTTCCACTAACCGTCCCTAAACCCAATCCCGCAACAGTTTTTAACTTTTTCGTTGTTGTCCTGACATCCTCATTAAGAAAGTTTATTCTGCTTAAAACTTATAATCCACACCCTGAGCAAACGCTCCTTATGACAGAGTATTAAAATAAGCCGATAAAGATACACACCTTTACCGACTATTTAAAATACACTTCACCAATTCATTTTAATTTAATGGATTGAAGTAACTAAATTAATATTATGTTGTTCAATTAAAAGCTTCATACAAACCTAATCTATTTGCACTCCACCGCTAACACCGAACACTTGTCCGGTTGTATAACTTGATTCTTCTGACGCTAATAGCACATAAGTTCCACATAACTCAACAGGTTGACCTGCACGACCTAAAGGTGTTTTTTGACCAAATGTTGGGATTTTACTTTGAGGTTGTCCACCAGAAATTTGTAATGGTGACCAGAATGGACCAGGCGCTACACAGTTCACTCTAATTCCTTTTGGTCCTAATTCTTCTGAAAAACTTTTAGTTAATGAAATAATTGCTGCTTTTGAAGCGGCATAATCATGAAGAATAGGACTAGGATTATAACCTTGTACAGATGATGTCGTTGTAATTGACGCACCCGGTTTTAAATATTCCAATGCTTTTTGAACTGTCCAAAATAGCGGATAGACATTCGTTTCAAATGTTTCTGTAAATGCCTCAGTTGTAAATCCATGAATATCATCATGATACTGTTGATGTCCAGCAACTAAAGTAACATTATCTAAGCCACCTAATTGTTGATATGCTTGTTCAACAAGGTCATAGTTGAACTGTTCATCTCTTATATCACCAGGAATTAACACTGCCTTTTGACCACTTTCTTCAATCACTTGGCGTACTTCTTGTGCATCTTGTTCTTCACTCGGAAGATAGTTAATCGCTACATCTGCACCTTCTTTAGCATACGCAATTGCTGCTGCACGCCCTATTGCTGAGTCACCACCTGTGACTAATATTTTATAGCCTTGTAAGCGTTGATGACCTTGGTAAGACGTTTCGCCACAATCGGGTGCTGGCGTCATTTCAGATTGTAAACCCGGTACCTCTTGTTCTTGTTTTTCATAATCCGTTGTTTTAAATTTTGTTCTAGGATCTTGAGCTGCCATTTTTTTACATCTCCTTATTCGCTTAATGGTTATTATTTACCCAATCTTCCTAGGAACTTAATCATGATTACACTAAAAATTACTTTCTTCTTTATAAAAACAAGCTCGAATTATTCATGCAATAGTCTCTTTACAAATTCAACAAAATACTCAGGTACTTTTTCCAGAATCCTTTCATCCGGTTTATATTGAGGATGATGTAAATCATATTCACTATGAGAACCAATTAACGCAAATACACTTGGAAAATGTTGACTATAACCTGAAAAATCTTCTCCAATCGTAAGCGGCTGTTCCATCATTCCCACCTTATATCCAACATGTTGGGCTACTGCAATTGCTTTATGCGTCAATGCCTCATCATTCATCACAGCGCCAGGTAAATGCGTATAATTTAAATTAATTTTCATATTATATGCTTGAGCCAATCCGTCCGCAATATCTTGTAATCGTGTTTCTACAAGCTTTCGTACCACAGGATCAAAACTACGCACTGTGCCTTGTACATACGCATGATCAGCAATGACATTCCAAGTATTACCACATGATATTTGTCCAATTGTTACTACCGCTTCATCAAACGCAGATAGATTTCTACTAACTATGGATTGAATACTATTAATCAATTGCGCCAACACAATAACTGGATCGTTGCATTGTTCTGGCTTTGCAGCATGACCACCCACGCCTTTAATATGAAACTCAAAACGATCTACTGCTGATGTAATTGCCCCTGTTTTGATTGCAAATGTACCTACCGAACGCGATGGGTCATTATGAAAACCCAATACTGCTTGTACATCTTTTAATGCATGTGTTTCAATAATTTTAAAAGCGCCATGTCCTAGTTCTTCTGCTGATTGAAAAATGAATTTAACACGCCCAGTAAGAGTGCCCTCAATTTCTTTTAATTTTACAGCTGTAGCCAAAATACTAGCCATGTGAATATCATGACCACACGCATGCATAACACCTTCATTTTCAGATTTAAAATCCTGTTCAACAAGCTCTTGAATCGGTAAAGCATCAATGTCAGCCCGAACAGCTATACAACTCAGACCTTGTCCCACTTCAGCAACAAGCCCAGTCGCAAGTGGTAAGTCTAATATTCTAATATGATGTTCTGTTAAAATATCTTTAATTTTTTGTGTAGTCTTAAATTCTTTATCGGATAGTTCTGGAAATTGATGAAAATACCTTCTCCAGGTAACAGCTTGATCTTTTAATCCCATCGGTCATTCCCCTTCCTTAAGTCAATGATATGTTGTCTACCCTACGATGATCATCTTTGACTATTAAACGATGATTTCACAACAATGTACTCTTGTTAATTGCTTTCGTTAATGATAGACAGTTGTTTAATAATATCGTAACACTGTTGTCAAACTATTCTAACTTTTATAATTGAGACTCTATACAAAAACGTGTTCTCGAATATACTTGTTTTTACAAACCACAAAAAGCTCTAAACATTAGTTTAAACCAATGCTTAGAGCTTTCTAATTATTTTATGCTTTAAAAGATACTGTGTTATCTACGATGACCTTACCGTCTTTAATAACTTTTTCTGCGTGATTGATACCAAAATGATATGGAATATATTCATGATTTGGTGCATCCCAAATTACTAAATTAGCCTTATCACCTGTGTTAATTGTACCCGCGTTAATGTCTATTGCTTTAGCAGCATTGACCGTAACAGCATTCCAAACTTCATTAGGTGATAGCTTTAATTTCAAGGCTGCAATCGCCATAACAAGTTGTAAGTTGTTTGTGACACTACTACCAGGGTTATAATCAGTTGCTAATGCAATCGCACCGTTATTGTCAAGCATGCCTCTTGCATCTGCATAATCTTCTTTACCTAAATAGAACGTCGTTGCAGGTAAGAGGACAGCTACAGTATCACTATTTCGCAACTTTTCTTTTCCTTTATCACTAGAAGCTACTAAGTGGTCTGCTGATATTGCTTGTTCATCAATTGCTAATTCCAGTCCGCCTAACGGATCAATTTCATCCGCATGTATTTTCACTTTAAAACCTGCTTCTTTGGCTTTTTGCATATAATGTTGCGATTGTTCTATTGTAAATACACCTGTTTCACAGAAAATATCCGCAAAGTCTGCATATTGTTTTACTTCCGGAAGTAACGCAATCATTTCTTCTAAAAATGCCTCATTTGAACTTGCCTCTTTAGGTACAGCATGAGGCCCTAGGAAAGTATGTTTCATGTCTAAATCATATTTCTCAGCTAAACGATTAGACACTTTCAATTGCTTCAGTTCATTTTCTCTATCTAATCCATAACCACTCTTACTTTCAACTGCAAGCACGCCGTGTTTAATCATAGTAAGCAAATCATGCTCTGCTTTTTTAAACAAGTCATCTTCGGATGTTTCTCTAGTAGCATTAACGGTAGATAATATGCCACCACCCATTTCTAATATTTCAAGGTAAGACTTACCTTGACGTTTTAATGACATCTCATGTTCTCGAGATCCACCAAATGTTAAATGGGTATGTGCATCTACTAATGCTGGGGACACTACCTTCCCACTAGCATCAATCGTCTCAGTCGCATCGTAGTCATCTGTATGTGTTCCAGCATATACAATTTTGCCATCTTTAATGACAACTGTACCATTTTTCACAACATTTAATTCATCTAATTCCTTACCCTTCAAAGGTTTATCTGTTGATCTCGGTAAAATTAATTCTGCTATATGATTAATTATTAAATCATTCATTACTTATCACCTGCTTTATCAATCATTGGAATATGAATACCTTTTTCTTTAGCTGTTTGAATAGCGATGTCATAGCCAGCATCAACATGTCGGGCAACACCCATACCTGGGTCAGTCGTCAATACACGTTCCAATCTTCTTTCAGCACGCTCTGATCCATCTGCTACAACAACCATACCCGCATGAAGTGAATATCCCATGCCAACACCGCCACCGTGATGGAATGAAATCCATGAACCACCTGCAGCTGTGTTAATGAGTGCATTCAATACAGCCCAATCACCAACCGCGTCACTACCATCTTTCATACTTTCTGTTTCACGGTTAGGACTAGCAACTGAACCAGCATCTAAATGGTCTCGTCCAATAACAATTGGTGCTGAAATTTCACCGTCACGTACAAGACGATTTAAAGCTAAGCCCATTTTCGCTCTTTCTCCATAGCCTAACCAAGCAATACGTGATGGTAGTCCTTGATATGAAATTTTTTCTTCAGCTAAATCAAGCCATCTTAATAACTTTTCATTTTCTGGGAAAAGTTTGCGCATTTCTTCATCCGCACGCTCGATATCTTTTGGATCACCACTCAACGCAGCAAAGCGGAATGGCCCTTTACCTTCACAGAATAATGGTCTAATGTAAGCTGGTACAAAGCCTGGGAAGTCAAAAGCATTTTTCACTCCGTTATTGAAGGCTACTTGACGAATATTGTTACCATAATCAAATGCTACAGCGCCACGTTTTTGGAATTCAAGCATTAATTCAACATGCTTTGCCATTGAAGCTTGTGACAGTTCAACATATTTTTTCGGATCTTTTTCACGCAATACTTTCGCTTCTTCTACAGAGTATCCTTGTGGCACATATCCATTTAGCGGATCATGTGCACTTGTTTGGTCAGTAATAATGTCAATTTTAAATCCTTTTTCTAGAATCGCTTGATGGATGTCTACAGCATTTCCAACTAACCCGATTGATAATCCTTCTCCACGTTCTTTCGCCTCTTCTGCTAATTTTAATGCTTCATCTAAATCAGCTGTTTTAACATCACAGTATTTCGTATCAATTCGCTTATCAACACGTGTTTCATCAACATCCACGCAAATTGCTACCCCATGATTCATAGTAATTGCTAACGGTTGCGCACCACCCATACCACCTAAACCTGCTGTCAGTGTAACAGTGCCTGCTAAATCTCCATTAAAGTGTTGATTACCTAGCTCGGCAAATGTCTCATAAGTACCTTGCACAATACCTTGAGAACCAATATATATCCAACTACCGGCTGTCATCTGTCCATACATGATTAAACCTTTTTTATCTAATTCATTAAAATGATCCCAGTTTGCCCATTCAGGCACTAATACTGAATTTGAAATTAATACACGTGGCGCTTCTTCATGTGTTTTAAATACAGCAACTGGCTTTCCTGATTGTACTAACATTGTCTCATCTGATTCTAATTCTCGTAACGTTTTCTCTATTGCTTCAAAAGCTTCCCAATTACGTGCTGCTTTTCCAATACCACCATAAACAACTAAATCTTCTGGTCTTTCAGCAACTTCTGGGTCTAAATTGTTGTATAACATTCTAAGTACTGCTTCTTGTTCCCAACCTTTACACTCAATACTCAAACCTTTTTTTGCTTGAATTTTTCTCATAAAATTCGCTCCTGTTCTTTTAAGAAGTTAATTCCACTAAATTTAAAACGCTTACATTATTATCTTCAATATTCATTATAGTATGTTAAAATATAGCCAACAAATATAAATAAACTAATTATCCATAGCTTGAATCTATAAATAAAAGGAGCAAAACACATGAAAATTATTCAGTTAGAATACTTCTTGGCTATCGTGAAATATAATAGTTTTACTAAAGCTGCACAATTTTTACATATTAGCCAGCCATCTTTAACTGCTACGATTAAAAAAATGGAAGCAGATTTAGGTTATGACTTATTTACACGTTCAACAAAAGACATCAAGATTACCGAAAAAGGAATACAGTTTTATCGTTATGCGAGCGAATTAGTTCAACAATATCGATCCACGATGGAAAAAATGTATGATTTAAGCGTTACATCAGAACCAAGGATAAAAATTGGGACTCTTGAATCTACGAATCAATGGATTGCGAATTTAATTCGAAAGCACCATTCCGACTACCCTGAACAGCAATATCGTTTATATGAAATACATGATAAACATCAATCTATAGAGCAATTACTGAATTTTAATATTCATTTAGCTATAACAAATGAAAAAATAACCCACGAAGATATAAGATCCATTCCTTTATATGAGGAATCTTACATTTTATTAGCACCCAAGGAAACATTTAAAAATCAAAATTGGGTAGATGTTGAAAATTTGCCACTCATATTACCAAACAAAAATTCTCAAGTGCGCAAACACTTAGATGACTATTTTAATAGAAGAAATATTCGTCCAAATGTCGTTGTAGAAACAGATCGATTCGAATCAGCAGTTGGATTTGTTCATCTCGGCTTAGGTTACGCTATCATTCCGAGATTTTATTACCAATCATTTCACACGTCTAATTTAGAATATAAAAAAATTCGTCCAAACTTAGGCCGAAAAATTTATATCAATTACCATAAAAAACGCAAACACTCCGAACAAGTACATACATTCGTACAACAATGCCAAGATTATTTATATGGACTTTTAGAGGCTCTTTAACTTAAGTTATTAGAGCCTCTTATGCAGTTGCTCAGTCAACTGTATACCTTTTGCCTTTAACTTAAGTTATTAGAGCCTCTTATGCAGTTGCGTAGTCAACTGTATACCTTTTTCCTTTAACTTAAGTTATTAGAGCCTCTTATGCAGTTGCTCAGTCAACTGTATACCTTTTGCCTTTAACTTAAGTTATTAGTGCCTCTTATGTAGTTGCGTAGTCAACTGTATACCTTTTGCCTTTAACTTAAGTTATTAGAGCCTCTTATGCAGTTGCGCAGGTCATCGTATAAAAATTAATGACGTCATTTCAAAAATCGATACAAAAATAATTTATTATAAAAATTCTAAGAAAGAAGTGAAGCAGATGTTAAAATCTATTAATCATATATGCTTTTCAGTCAGAAATTTAAACGATTCAATACATTTTTATAGAGATATTTTACTTGGGAAATTGCTATTGACTGGTAAAAAAACTGCTTATTTTGAGCTTGCAGGCCTATGGATTGCTTTAAATGAAGAAAAAGATATACCACGTAATGAAATTCACTTTTCATATACACATATAGCTTTCACTATAGATGACAGCGAATTTAAATATTGGCATCAGAGGTTAAAAGATAATAACGTGAATATTTTAGAAGGAAGAGTTAGAGATATTAGAGATAGACAATCAATTTACTTTACCGACCCTGATGGTCATAAGCTAGAATTACATACTGGCACACTTGAGAACAGATTAAATTATTATAAAGAGGCTAAACCACATATGACATTTTACAAATAAGGTGTCATTATAAAAAGGCCTCTTGAACTCCGTTAAAATTTTAATTAATTATTATATAATAAGAGAACTTTTCAAACAATACAGTTGTTATTTTTGCTATTTCAACAAACATAAATAAGCAGTAAGATGACTACAACTTAAGAGTCTTCTTACTGCAATTATTTTTCAAATATATCAACGTTAATATAACTTCTATTAAGAAATACTCACATTCTGCCCTGCAATGCAAATCTCGTCACATATAAATATTTTTAATTATTTTAAAAAATGATGCACTAAATTAGCAACGAGCTTAGCAGTTCTATTGTCAGCGTCATATGTTGGATTCATCTCAGCAATACTAACTGAAGACACCTTATCACTTGGAATAATACGTTTTGCTAATTCAAGAACAGTATGTGGATACAAACCTAACACTGCCGGCGCACTTACCCCAGGCGCAAACGCACTATCAATGACATCCATACAAATCGTAAACATAATGACATCATGTTCATGTACAAAACGTTCAATCATATCTTTAATTGTTGGTGATACGTGACTCAATAATTCATCTGCAAAGACATAATCAATCTTTTTCTCTTTAGCATAATCAAATAAACTTTGCGTATTACCACCTTGAGCAATACCAAGCACTAAATAATCTGTGTTTTCATCTTCTTCTAAAATTTGTCTAAAGCTCGTTCCAGATGTAGATTGTTGTTCAGCACGTGTATCAAAATGCGCATCAATATTTATCACACCAATAGATTGTGTTGGATAGACTTTACGTGTTGCTAAATATTGAGCATACGCAATATCATGTCCACCACCTAATAAAAATGTTTGTCTATGATTAGCAATTGACTTCGCTGCAAGCATAGCAAATTCTTTTTGAGTATCAATTAATTCCTCATGATCATGATAAACATTTCCGTAATCGACTAAAGTTTCACATTGATTCAAATCCGGCAAACCTGCAAATGCTTGTTTAATCGCATCTGGTCCTTCTTTTGCACCAATGCGCCCCTTGTTTAAAGCAACACCTTTGTCAACAGCATAGCCTAATATACCGACCCCTGATGGCATACTACTCTTTTCCAGCTTAGACAAATCTTCAAATGTTACTGTTTGAAAATGTCTAAATTTTTTCGGGTCTGTTTCACTATCTAACCTTCCAGTCCATAAATTTGGTTCACCTTGCTTGTACACAGCATTTCCCCCTCTTATTTATGTGGCTTATTAACAATTAAAGTATAACGTATAGGAAATTTTGAATTCAATTCATAGTTAAATCCGTATCTTAAAAATACTTATCTACATTACTTTTACCCCTATTTTCTATGTAATAACGAATACTTAGCTGATTTATGTTAATAAAATACGTCAAGACTATTACATTTTCATTAATATTGACATAGACAATTTATCTCTCGGCTTGTAATATGTATAATTGTTACTAAAAGATATTTTGCTTGTTACCTAATGGAGGTTACATATAATGAAGAACAATAAAATTTCTGGTTTTCAATGGGCAATGACGATTTTCGTCTTCTTTGTCATTACAATGGCGTTATCCATTATGCTCAGAGATTTCCAGTCTATAATTGGTGTCAAACACTTTATATTTGAAGTTACAGATCTAGCACCATTAATTGCTGCAATCATTTGTATACTCGTTTTCAAATATAAAAAGGTCCAACTTGCAGGTTTAAAATTCTCAATCAGCCTGAAAGTAATTGAACGTCTATTGCTAGCTTTAATTTTACCTTTAATTATTCTAATTATTGGTATGTACAGCTTTAATACATTTGCAGATAGCTTTATTTTATTACAATCAACAGGCTTATCAGTACCTATTACACACATTCTGATTGGACATATTCTGATGGCGTTCGTAGTAGAATTCGGATTCCGTTCATACTTACAAAATATTGTTGAAACGAAAATGAACACGTTCTTTGCAAGTATTGTTGTTGGTTTGATGTATTCAGTTTTCTCAGCAAATACAACTTATGGTACAGAATTTGCTGCTTATAACTTCCTTTATACATTCTCATTCTCTATGATTCTTGGTGAATTAATTAGAGCGACTAAAGGACGTACAATTTATATTGCAACGACATTCCATGCTTCAATGACATTCGGACTTATTTTCTTGTTTAGCGAAGAAATCGGCGATCTATTTTCAATCAAAGTCATCGCCATTTCAACAGCAATCGTTGCAGTAGGATACATTGGTTTAAGCTTAATTATCCGAGGTATTGCATATTTAACAACAAGACGAAACCTTGAAGAACTTGAGCCTAATAATTATTTAGACCATGTCAATGACGATGAAGAAACTAATCATACTGAGGCTGAAAAATCTTCTTCAAATATTAAAGATGCTGAAAAAACAGGTGTAGCTACTGCATCAACGGTTGGTGTTGCTAAAAATGATACTGAAAATACAGTGGCTGACGAACCAAGCATTCATGAAGGTACTGAAAAAACAGAACCTCAACATCACATAGGTAATCAAACTGAATCTAATCATGATGAAGATCATGACATCACTTCGGAGTCAGTAGAATCAGCAGAATCAGTTAAACAAGCACCACAAAGTGACGATTTAACAAACGATTCAAATGAAGATGAAATAGAGCAATCATTAAAAGAACCTGCGACTTATAAAGAAGACAGACGTTCATCAGTTGTAATTGATGCAGAAAAACATATCGAAAAAACTGAAGAACAATCTTCAGATAAAAACAAATAATAACAAAGCGCTTGCTAGTACCTCTTAAAAAGATGATGCTAGCAAGCGCTTTTCTATACTATATATTATTTTTCTAAAATTTTAACACCCTCTTGAGTGCCTACAATAACTTGATCTGCCATATCTAAGAAGTATCCTGTCTCAAACACACCTGTCAGATGAATTAAATACTCATGGAACTTATATGGGTCAATTCCTTTTGGTAACTTACAATCTAAAATATAATTGCCATTATCAGTTATAAATGCGACATCTTCGTTTACACGACGTTCTACTTTTATATCAGCGTATGATTCAATTTTACGTAATATGTGATACCAGTTAAATTTATCCACCTCTACTGGTAACTTAAACGTCTCACCTAAGTATTGAACTATTTTCGTTTCATCGACAACCACAACAAAACGCGATGCCATTTCATCTATAACTTTCTCTCTGAACAGCGCACCACCGCCACCTTTAATTATATTTAAAGATGGATCTACTTCATCAGCACCATCAATTGCTAAGTCGATATGATCAACATCATTGATTTCACATATTTTAATACCTAATTCTTTTGCTAAAAATGCAATTTTATTAGAAGTGCATACACCTGTAATATTGTAACCACGTTCTTTAATTAGTTGCGCCATTTGAGGTAAGAGTAATTCCATTGTACTTCCTGTACCAATTCCCAGCGTCATGTCACCATTGATTTGACTTAAAACATCATTTAATGTCATTAACTTGAGTGCTTTGACATCTTTCATGAAGGTAGCCTCCCATATTTATGTAATCTATTCAATTCATATTTTACATGACTCGTATAAATTAACATACCCTTATTTCTAACATTTTTTTAAACATATCAATCAGAATTTACAATTCTAAAAATGTTTTATAGTACAATATATTTTAAATAATACTCGTTAAGGAGAATGATATGATATCAATTCACGCAATTTCGACAGGAAAAATCCAAGATTTGCCTTATAGCTCGAAAAGACCGATGCGCTCTGCTTTAGATAAAACTAAGATTTCACAAACAACATGGT
The genomic region above belongs to Staphylococcus aureus and contains:
- a CDS encoding Na+/H+ antiporter NhaC family protein: MEVHKKSNAWALFPLLLFVALFLGVGIITGDFTSMPLNVAITITVIVALLMNRKESFAKKVEVFTKGAGHSNIVLMMLIFILAGAFSNTAEKMGGVKSTVNLGLSLIPENLIIVGLFVICMFVSISMGTSVGTVAAIAPVGYGFAQATDVPTALAMATVVGGAMFGDNLSMISDTTIAAVRTQHTKMKDKFRVNFKIVLPGAILTIIILYFLTNGISLNHAKNYDYNLIKVVPYILVLVLALLGVNVIIVLIGGTLLAGIIGLIDGSFGWMGLLDAVSKGIISMEDIAMIALLIGGLVGIIQHNGGIEWLLQFVRSKVKSKRGAELGIASLVSVADIATANNTISIIMSGPLAKNIADEYDVDSRKSASILDIFGGCFQGLLPYSPQVISAAGVAGISPLMLFPYSIYPILLGVCGLIAILFNFPKLKKNTSQEMKH
- a CDS encoding SDR family oxidoreductase, yielding MAAQDPRTKFKTTDYEKQEQEVPGLQSEMTPAPDCGETSYQGHQRLQGYKILVTGGDSAIGRAAAIAYAKEGADVAINYLPSEEQDAQEVRQVIEESGQKAVLIPGDIRDEQFNYDLVEQAYQQLGGLDNVTLVAGHQQYHDDIHGFTTEAFTETFETNVYPLFWTVQKALEYLKPGASITTTSSVQGYNPSPILHDYAASKAAIISLTKSFSEELGPKGIRVNCVAPGPFWSPLQISGGQPQSKIPTFGQKTPLGRAGQPVELCGTYVLLASEESSYTTGQVFGVSGGVQID
- a CDS encoding M20 peptidase aminoacylase family protein translates to MGLKDQAVTWRRYFHQFPELSDKEFKTTQKIKDILTEHHIRILDLPLATGLVAEVGQGLSCIAVRADIDALPIQELVEQDFKSENEGVMHACGHDIHMASILATAVKLKEIEGTLTGRVKFIFQSAEELGHGAFKIIETHALKDVQAVLGFHNDPSRSVGTFAIKTGAITSAVDRFEFHIKGVGGHAAKPEQCNDPVIVLAQLINSIQSIVSRNLSAFDEAVVTIGQISCGNTWNVIADHAYVQGTVRSFDPVVRKLVETRLQDIADGLAQAYNMKINLNYTHLPGAVMNDEALTHKAIAVAQHVGYKVGMMEQPLTIGEDFSGYSQHFPSVFALIGSHSEYDLHHPQYKPDERILEKVPEYFVEFVKRLLHE
- the hutI gene encoding imidazolonepropionase → MNDLIINHIAELILPRSTDKPLKGKELDELNVVKNGTVVIKDGKIVYAGTHTDDYDATETIDASGKVVSPALVDAHTHLTFGGSREHEMSLKRQGKSYLEILEMGGGILSTVNATRETSEDDLFKKAEHDLLTMIKHGVLAVESKSGYGLDRENELKQLKVSNRLAEKYDLDMKHTFLGPHAVPKEASSNEAFLEEMIALLPEVKQYADFADIFCETGVFTIEQSQHYMQKAKEAGFKVKIHADEIDPLGGLELAIDEQAISADHLVASSDKGKEKLRNSDTVAVLLPATTFYLGKEDYADARGMLDNNGAIALATDYNPGSSVTNNLQLVMAIAALKLKLSPNEVWNAVTVNAAKAIDINAGTINTGDKANLVIWDAPNHEYIPYHFGINHAEKVIKDGKVIVDNTVSFKA
- the hutU gene encoding urocanate hydratase — protein: MRKIQAKKGLSIECKGWEQEAVLRMLYNNLDPEVAERPEDLVVYGGIGKAARNWEAFEAIEKTLRELESDETMLVQSGKPVAVFKTHEEAPRVLISNSVLVPEWANWDHFNELDKKGLIMYGQMTAGSWIYIGSQGIVQGTYETFAELGNQHFNGDLAGTVTLTAGLGGMGGAQPLAITMNHGVAICVDVDETRVDKRIDTKYCDVKTADLDEALKLAEEAKERGEGLSIGLVGNAVDIHQAILEKGFKIDIITDQTSAHDPLNGYVPQGYSVEEAKVLREKDPKKYVELSQASMAKHVELMLEFQKRGAVAFDYGNNIRQVAFNNGVKNAFDFPGFVPAYIRPLFCEGKGPFRFAALSGDPKDIERADEEMRKLFPENEKLLRWLDLAEEKISYQGLPSRIAWLGYGERAKMGLALNRLVRDGEISAPIVIGRDHLDAGSVASPNRETESMKDGSDAVGDWAVLNALINTAAGGSWISFHHGGGVGMGYSLHAGMVVVADGSERAERRLERVLTTDPGMGVARHVDAGYDIAIQTAKEKGIHIPMIDKAGDK
- a CDS encoding LysR family transcriptional regulator; protein product: MKIIQLEYFLAIVKYNSFTKAAQFLHISQPSLTATIKKMEADLGYDLFTRSTKDIKITEKGIQFYRYASELVQQYRSTMEKMYDLSVTSEPRIKIGTLESTNQWIANLIRKHHSDYPEQQYRLYEIHDKHQSIEQLLNFNIHLAITNEKITHEDIRSIPLYEESYILLAPKETFKNQNWVDVENLPLILPNKNSQVRKHLDDYFNRRNIRPNVVVETDRFESAVGFVHLGLGYAIIPRFYYQSFHTSNLEYKKIRPNLGRKIYINYHKKRKHSEQVHTFVQQCQDYLYGLLEAL